ATGCAACGAGCTTTTGCAGTTCAACAAAAATAGCGGAATTATCTTTTGTGTCCACTTGATTCATAATAGAATGAACGTTACTTTCGAATTCTTTTTTTGTTATGTTATGATAAGGATTTTTATGCTTTTTGGTTAATTGTTCTGTAAGGAAGACAATGTCTTCCTTTAAAAGGAGGTTTCTTTTATCGCTAGTATAGTCATTTTGCAGGATAATATCTCTGTTACTCTGACTTATACCGGTAGAGTTCTTACTATTGGATTCAATCGTAGTATTCTGACTTGTTACTGGGGTAAATAATTTACATCCCCCTAATACGGCAGTACTTAAGATGAAAAGGGTACCAATAACAATAAATGGTTTGATGACTTTCATGATGATTATCCTTTCTAAATTCTACTCACATTTACCTAAATCAATTTAAAACACCTTGTTGCTTTCACAAAGCTGATGGAGGCCACTAAGGATATTAAAGCATATTTTCCCAATAATTAATAGATAGAATTCTTCTAAAATACATTAAAATTATATTAAAGAATAGTTTCTGTATAATATTTTAAACCCTCTTTAATAATATGCCGCTAAAGTCGCAGATGGAAGCTTGAATAAATATCATAAGATAATTCTTTTCGTGTGTTGTATTTTCATTGTATATGTATTAATATGGAGGCAGGTAAAGCATATAATCAACTGCTATTCTAAGTAGTTTATTTTGAATAGCAGTTGGTATAAGTAAATCTCTTTTTTCTTAGATTTACTAAACAGGAGACTCATTATTTTTGGTATTATTGCCCGGTTTATCGATATCTGGTATATCACCGTCACCATACTCGGTATTAAAATCATAATCCAGATTAATTTTGTCTTTCGCTCCGGTATCTTTGGAAGGAGTACCTTTGCTATCTTTGTAATTATTCATGTTTTGCCCATGTAATGCAGACAGGCTGCAATACTGCCACAATAGTAAGAGAATTAAACTTTTAATTAATAGTTTTTGCAACTTAATGCTAGCAAACTGTAAAAGATTCTCTCGTGGCTTCCTTTCGTTCATTTTAGATTTTCTTTGAATCATAACCCAATTCTGCACAAAGAATTGAAGTACATAGAAAATCAATATACATTACAATTCGTAACAAAGGGTGTTATAAGCGCAGATCTTTCGGGAAATACAGATATATTCTCTTAGGGTTTTCATATTTAGTATGTCACTGAGGGAAAAGTTTATGCTCATTTTAGAAAGGATTCGTATGACATGGTGTACTTAAAGAGCTTTTCTCTACCAAACCAATATCACATAGATATGAATTTGCTTCCTTCTGCATATCCATCTTCGGTCTTTTATTTTAAAGAGTTGACATTGATAACATTCGAACGGATTACTATATTTTATGGTGGCAATGGAAGCGGTAAATCAACCTTGCTAAATCTTATTTCAGACAAGCTTGGATTACAAAGAATAACAACGGTTGACCGAAGCAAAGAATTTCATAATTTCCTCCATTTATGCAAATATGGGCTTGAAGAGGAAGAGGAACTAAGGAATGGTCTTCCGGAAGGAAGTAAAATTATATCCAGTGAAGATATAATGGACCATATATTAAACCAGAGAATTAATAATAAAGCAACTGGCATCTCTCAGGAGAAATCCTTTGAGGAATATATGAAATATAAATTTAGTGATTTTCATTATAGAAATCTTGAGGATTATGAAAATCTAAAGAAAGTAAATACAACTAGAAGGCTTACAGCAACAAAATATGTTAACACCAATGCAGGAACAAAGTCCAGAGAATTTTCCAATGGTGAAAACGCTCTTAATTATTTCGACCGGGAATTAAAAGAAGGGAATCTTTATATATTAGATGAACCAGAAAACAGTTTGTCACCCAGATATCAGTTTGAGCTGACCAAGCTATTAACAGATATGGCAAGATTCTTTAACTGTCAGTTTATTATTGCCACGCATTCACCATTTATACTTTCTGCTGAAGGGGCCAGAATATATAACTTGGATGAAGAACCCGTAGAAATAAGACGATGGGAAGAGTTAGAAAGTATACGGTTTTATCACGATTTTTTTAAGGAGAGGGACAAGTATTTTTAGTTTTTAAAAACCTTATTTATGAAAGCCATACTCATAAATAAGGTTTTAAGTGAGAGTAACAGAGAATTATCCACGTATTTCTATTAATTCATTATCAGGTCCTCTAAATAAAACCCGCATCCAGCCCTTTTCTTCCGGAATTCTTGGGCTAGGAACGTGAGGTTCAAAAACAACAGGAATACCGGCATTTTTTAGGCGTAGGTAATCTGAATAGAAATCATCACTGATGAGGCAGAAATGATATCCGTTATTTTGTCTGTTGTCTGTCCAGTGTTCAAATTCTAAAATTGTATCACCAAGCCGCAGATAAACCACTTTTTCTAATTCAGGTATTCCAGGAACATCATGTTCAAAATATTTCTGAAAGCCAAAATATGTCTCATAAAAATCGATAGATTTCTGTCTGTCTTTTACTGAAAAGGCAATATGATCAATTCTTTTAAACATAAATCCTTATCCTTTCTTTTACAGTCTATTGCATTTAAAAGTTACAATAGATATCTATATCTTTCCCAAGTTGATATGAAAGGTGTTATACATCTGAGGGAAGAATATTTTTTATCTGTAACACAATCAGGTCTTTTGTACTTGTATTGTTAAAACCATGGAACTCTCCCCGCGGCGAATATATAACATCATATTCTTTTAAAGCAGTAGGTTCTTTATTAATGGTAATAGTACCTTCACCGGATAGGATGTAAAATACCTCATCTAAATCTGAATGTTTATGATCAGGTGTAGTCTGCCCAGGTGCATATTGTAATAACCCTATATCCAATGTCCCTTCCTTAAAAATCTCAGTGCGGTTATTTTTAACCGAAACAGATTTAAGTATGGACGTAATATTAACTTTTTTCATGTTTATCCTTTCTCTGACATACTTATAACAGTATATCAAAGCCACTATATAGTACAGAAAAAATTTCTTGTGGCATCCTTTCGTTAAGTTTTATTTCTTTCAGTATCGATAGAAATTAATTTGTAATTTAGCTGTCGTGTTAAATATTCATGAATATCATAGTTCTATCATAATAGGAGTACAATCAAATTGCAAGAAGGCACTATTTTGTGTTATACTAACTAAACAGTAAGTATTACGTTATAATGATTGGAGAAATTGGGATGTCATGTGATAATTCATGTCCGATTGAGCACACTGTTAATTTAATCGGTCATAAATGGAAGGTACTCATTATAAGAAATTTAATGAATCACGGTACTTTAAGATTCGGTGAACTTAGTAAAGGAATTCATGGTATCAGCCAGAAAATGTTAACACAGCAGCTTAGGCAACTGGAGGAGGATCGAATTGTTCAAAGAAAAGTCTACCCGGAAGTTCCTCCAAAGGTGGAATACACTTTGACAGAACTGGGAATGACCTTAAAACCTATTTTGGATGCAATGAGCAGTTGGGGGAGTGAACATATAAAGACCAGGTAGATATTTATTGTGTAATAGATAGATTCTTTATTCATATATTTATAATGACAATGTTTTCTATGGTGAAAATATGGATAATGAAAAACAATGGGATAAAGTAAAACTATTTGTAAAAACAGGAATCGTTGTTTTAACATTCCTGTCTCTCTTAGTTCTTGGTATCAACTACATACCAAAAGCAATGTCTGTAACAAATTCAGCTAATAATAAAAAACTACCTATTTATTGCGTGGATGTAGATGAAAATAA
The nucleotide sequence above comes from Anaerocolumna cellulosilytica. Encoded proteins:
- a CDS encoding VOC family protein yields the protein MFKRIDHIAFSVKDRQKSIDFYETYFGFQKYFEHDVPGIPELEKVVYLRLGDTILEFEHWTDNRQNNGYHFCLISDDFYSDYLRLKNAGIPVVFEPHVPSPRIPEEKGWMRVLFRGPDNELIEIRG
- a CDS encoding AAA family ATPase, producing MVYLKSFSLPNQYHIDMNLLPSAYPSSVFYFKELTLITFERITIFYGGNGSGKSTLLNLISDKLGLQRITTVDRSKEFHNFLHLCKYGLEEEEELRNGLPEGSKIISSEDIMDHILNQRINNKATGISQEKSFEEYMKYKFSDFHYRNLEDYENLKKVNTTRRLTATKYVNTNAGTKSREFSNGENALNYFDRELKEGNLYILDEPENSLSPRYQFELTKLLTDMARFFNCQFIIATHSPFILSAEGARIYNLDEEPVEIRRWEELESIRFYHDFFKERDKYF
- a CDS encoding winged helix-turn-helix transcriptional regulator, giving the protein MSCDNSCPIEHTVNLIGHKWKVLIIRNLMNHGTLRFGELSKGIHGISQKMLTQQLRQLEEDRIVQRKVYPEVPPKVEYTLTELGMTLKPILDAMSSWGSEHIKTR
- a CDS encoding cupin domain-containing protein, which gives rise to MKKVNITSILKSVSVKNNRTEIFKEGTLDIGLLQYAPGQTTPDHKHSDLDEVFYILSGEGTITINKEPTALKEYDVIYSPRGEFHGFNNTSTKDLIVLQIKNILPSDV